The Pukyongia salina genome segment ACCAGCAACTTAGGATACTGCGAGAAACCGATCCGGGCTTATACCTGGGAAATTCGGAAGGGGATGAAGTATTGCTGCCGCATAAATATAAGCCCGAATCCTTCGAGCTGGGAGACGAATTAAACGTCTTTGTTTACCTGGACCATGAGGAACGTCCTGTAGCTACCACTTTGGAGCCATATGTGCAATTGAATGAATTTGGATACCTGCACTGCAGTGATGTGAATAAATTTGGCGCTTTCATGGACTGGGGTCTGGAGAAACAACTATTTGTTCCCTTTAAAGAGCAGGCACGCCCAATGAAACCGGGCAATTGGTATATCGTTCGACTCTATCTGGATGAACAGACCAATAGGTTGACCGGGTCCAGTAAGACCAATAAATTTCTAAGTAATGAGAATCTTACCGTTGCCAAATTTGACGAAGTAGATATACTGGTAACACATCTCACCGATAAAGGGGCTAACGTAATTGTTAACGGGATCCACAAAGGGCTTATTTATACTGAAGATATATTCGAGGATATACGCACCGGTGATCGTTTAAAGGCCTATGTGAAGAAAATACGTCACGACAATAAGTTGGACATAGTCTTGCAAACTCCGGGTTATAAGAGTATCGAACCAAACGCGAATTATGTCCTGGACGAACTAAAAGCGGCGGGTGGCTTTATTCCTTTACACGATAAATCTGATCCGGAAACGATTAAAAATGAACTTGGCCTAAGCAAGAAAAGTTTTAAGAAGGCCATTGGTAGTTTGTATAAGGACAAACAGATCGTGATAAAAGAAGATGGAATTGAGTTGATCTGATCCCGGATCCTTGATAATTTATCCAATTAATCTTTAGTGTTTTGTATTTTTATGGGAACTAACCAATCTTCTCATGAAAAAAATCTACGTTCTACTTGCCGTTGTATCACTACTATTAAGTGCTTGTACTTCTGAAACTTCCAACCAAATACGTTTTACCGTACAACTTTCCGATTCGCTCAATGTAGATGCATTAGACGGCAGACTGCTACTTATGCTCTCTACAAATAAAGAGGCTGAACCCAGGTTTCAGATAAATAATGGTTTAAATACTCAGTTGATCTTCGGGAAGAATGTAGAAGGTTGGCAGAAAGGTGAGTCAATCACATTTACTTCTGAAGAGCTTGGTTACCCTATTGAAA includes the following:
- a CDS encoding CvfB family protein → MLQLGEYQQLRILRETDPGLYLGNSEGDEVLLPHKYKPESFELGDELNVFVYLDHEERPVATTLEPYVQLNEFGYLHCSDVNKFGAFMDWGLEKQLFVPFKEQARPMKPGNWYIVRLYLDEQTNRLTGSSKTNKFLSNENLTVAKFDEVDILVTHLTDKGANVIVNGIHKGLIYTEDIFEDIRTGDRLKAYVKKIRHDNKLDIVLQTPGYKSIEPNANYVLDELKAAGGFIPLHDKSDPETIKNELGLSKKSFKKAIGSLYKDKQIVIKEDGIELI